From the genome of Effusibacillus lacus, one region includes:
- a CDS encoding FtsW/RodA/SpoVE family cell cycle protein, which translates to MERLVSFDWLKRHAKDFDLVLLLVLIAISIISFLGVYSSTVTRAGLETYYQKQIIWQMLGFSVFFGLVLTDYRTFTNTRILTIGYGITMVLLVVVLFMPEINGQRSWIPLPGFQLQPSELGKLFAIMGMAAYLAKIKEKEEEFTLHHFIRVAAIWGGPLFLIMLEPDLGQGLVMVGLFCAIMFVVLNRKPLLIFGSLAGLLVTLYFVAIYAFPQYYLKFVEMLPLKPYQKARFVVVIDPALAKDWGYQVQQAIIAIGNGGLPGKGLLQGSQTQGAFVPEQQTDMIFSAIGEDFGFIGTSILIILFFIMLQRMVKIATTTSDPFGTYFIAGAIGMFGFQIFENIGMNLAVMPAAGITLPFVSYGGTSLLTNFIIMGIVQSIAIRRRKLRF; encoded by the coding sequence GTGGAAAGGTTGGTCAGTTTCGACTGGCTGAAGCGGCATGCAAAGGATTTTGACCTTGTACTGCTTCTTGTTTTGATTGCCATATCAATCATCAGTTTTCTGGGGGTTTATTCTTCAACCGTTACGCGCGCCGGCCTCGAGACCTACTACCAAAAACAGATTATTTGGCAGATGCTGGGCTTCTCCGTTTTTTTCGGCTTGGTATTGACCGATTACCGGACCTTCACCAATACAAGAATCCTTACGATCGGCTATGGTATAACCATGGTGCTGCTGGTTGTCGTCTTGTTCATGCCCGAGATCAACGGGCAAAGAAGCTGGATTCCGCTGCCGGGCTTTCAACTGCAGCCGTCCGAGTTGGGAAAACTGTTTGCCATCATGGGGATGGCGGCCTATTTGGCCAAGATCAAGGAAAAAGAAGAAGAGTTTACGCTGCATCACTTCATACGTGTAGCCGCCATCTGGGGGGGGCCTTTGTTCCTGATCATGCTTGAGCCAGACCTTGGGCAAGGACTTGTGATGGTTGGGTTGTTCTGCGCGATTATGTTTGTGGTGCTGAATCGCAAGCCATTGTTGATATTCGGCAGTTTGGCCGGTTTGTTAGTCACGTTGTACTTTGTCGCTATTTATGCGTTTCCCCAATACTATTTGAAGTTTGTTGAAATGCTTCCGTTAAAGCCTTACCAGAAAGCCCGGTTTGTTGTGGTGATTGACCCGGCCCTGGCCAAGGACTGGGGATATCAGGTCCAACAGGCGATTATTGCCATCGGGAACGGTGGGCTGCCCGGCAAAGGGCTGCTGCAGGGGTCCCAGACACAAGGGGCATTTGTCCCCGAGCAGCAAACGGACATGATCTTTTCGGCGATCGGGGAAGACTTTGGATTCATCGGAACCTCGATTTTGATCATTCTGTTTTTCATTATGCTGCAGAGAATGGTAAAGATAGCGACCACTACCTCCGACCCGTTCGGAACCTATTTTATTGCGGGTGCCATCGGGATGTTCGGGTTTCAGATATTTGAGAACATCGGAATGAATCTGGCGGTGATGCCTGCCGCAGGGATCACGCTTCCCTTTGTTTCTTACGGAGGCACGTCGCTGCTGACCAACTTCATTATCATGGGAATTGTCCAATCGATTGCGATCCGAAGGCGAAAGTTGAGGTTTTAA
- a CDS encoding pyridoxal phosphate-dependent aminotransferase encodes MIVQPADRLRRLPEQFFSALVRKANAYIAEGYDVINLGQGNPDLPTPSHIVESMREAVLDPVTHRYSPFSGLPELKEAIADWYKREFDVDLDPASEVAILFGGKVGLVEISQCLLNKGDVCLVPDPGYPDYWSGVAMSGGEMVMMPLLRENRFLPDYSIIPENVLRRAKLMFLNYPNNPTAATANEQFFRDTVDFAARHGIVVAHDFAYGAIGFDGEKPVSFLQIPGAKEVGVEFYTMSKTYNMAGWRVGFALGNRDVISLINLVQDHFYVSLFAAIQRASITALRSSQDCVRELVAVYESRRDVLVDGLRDLGWDCPAPKGSFFTWVPIPNGMGSVEFADYVLDKAHVVMAPGIGFGKSGEGYVRVGLLAPEDRLREAVERLGRIGL; translated from the coding sequence ATGATTGTGCAACCGGCAGATCGGCTCCGGCGGCTGCCCGAGCAATTTTTCTCGGCGCTGGTTCGAAAAGCCAATGCGTATATAGCAGAAGGGTATGACGTGATCAATTTGGGGCAGGGAAATCCCGACCTGCCGACCCCCTCTCACATTGTGGAGTCCATGCGGGAAGCGGTGCTTGACCCTGTGACCCACCGGTATTCTCCTTTTTCCGGGCTGCCGGAATTGAAGGAGGCGATTGCCGACTGGTACAAGAGGGAGTTTGATGTGGATCTTGATCCCGCTTCCGAAGTCGCCATTCTTTTCGGGGGAAAAGTCGGACTGGTGGAGATCAGCCAGTGCTTGCTCAACAAAGGGGATGTGTGCCTGGTACCGGATCCCGGCTATCCTGATTATTGGTCGGGAGTGGCCATGAGCGGCGGGGAGATGGTGATGATGCCGCTTCTGCGGGAGAACCGCTTTTTGCCGGACTACTCAATCATTCCGGAAAATGTGCTGCGGCGCGCGAAGCTGATGTTCCTGAATTACCCGAACAACCCAACGGCTGCGACTGCGAATGAGCAATTTTTCCGGGACACGGTGGACTTTGCCGCACGGCACGGGATTGTGGTCGCCCATGATTTTGCGTATGGCGCAATCGGTTTTGACGGTGAGAAGCCGGTTTCATTCTTGCAGATCCCGGGAGCGAAAGAGGTGGGCGTTGAGTTTTACACCATGTCAAAGACTTACAACATGGCCGGTTGGCGGGTCGGCTTTGCACTGGGGAACCGTGATGTAATCTCTTTGATCAATCTGGTCCAGGACCATTTTTACGTAAGTCTGTTTGCGGCCATTCAACGGGCTTCCATTACGGCACTGCGCTCCTCGCAGGACTGCGTGCGGGAATTGGTGGCCGTTTATGAAAGCCGAAGGGATGTGCTCGTAGACGGCTTGCGGGATTTGGGATGGGATTGCCCCGCTCCGAAAGGCTCTTTCTTCACCTGGGTTCCGATCCCCAATGGTATGGGATCGGTGGAGTTTGCCGACTATGTGCTGGACAAGGCCCATGTGGTGATGGCGCCCGGGATCGGCTTTGGAAAAAGCGGCGAGGGCTATGTGCGAGTCGGGTTATTGGCACCGGAGGACCGGCTGCGGGAAGCGGTCGAGCGGCTGGGGCGGATTGGGCTGTAG
- a CDS encoding 2,3-diketo-5-methylthiopentyl-1-phosphate enolase → MGDLNQQDYVVATYLVHGSGDFHKKAQGIAVGLTVGSWTDLPAERQEQMKKHLGHVVAVEELGRDEERNGKALLKIAYPTLNFTPDIPALLTSVFGKLSMDGAIKLVDLDLPDSYTKRFPGPKFGIDGVRQSLGVYDRPLLMSIFKSCIGYDSETLAELFYQQALGGVDLVKDDEIFFDDTYAPFEKRIEACIKAAGRAETETGKKVLYAANLAGPVTEIVEKAKRAVRAGANALLLNVLAYGYDVLHRLAADPEINIPIMAHPALAGAIYPSPQYGISAPIILGKIMRVAGADLVLYPSAYGSVALEREETLAIAAELRKESGLLKRVFPVPSAGIHPGLVPRLYEDLGNDQVINAGGGIHGHPGGSAAGGRAFAAAIDAVVKGEGLQEAAAKSPELAKALELWGGK, encoded by the coding sequence ATGGGGGATTTGAACCAGCAAGATTACGTAGTAGCAACCTATCTCGTACACGGAAGTGGAGATTTTCATAAAAAAGCACAGGGCATTGCAGTAGGTCTGACAGTCGGCTCCTGGACGGATCTGCCTGCCGAGCGCCAGGAACAGATGAAGAAACACCTGGGGCATGTGGTGGCGGTTGAAGAACTGGGCAGAGATGAGGAACGCAATGGGAAAGCGCTGTTAAAGATTGCATATCCAACGTTGAACTTTACGCCGGATATTCCGGCTCTTCTGACATCTGTTTTTGGCAAACTGTCCATGGACGGTGCCATCAAGCTGGTGGATCTTGACTTGCCGGACTCCTACACGAAGCGCTTTCCCGGGCCCAAATTCGGAATCGACGGGGTCAGACAAAGCCTGGGGGTCTATGACCGGCCGCTGTTGATGTCCATCTTCAAATCCTGCATCGGATACGACAGCGAGACGCTGGCGGAGCTGTTCTACCAGCAGGCACTTGGCGGCGTGGATCTGGTAAAGGACGATGAGATATTCTTTGACGATACGTATGCGCCGTTTGAGAAGCGAATTGAGGCCTGTATCAAGGCAGCCGGGCGGGCGGAGACAGAAACGGGCAAAAAAGTGCTTTATGCGGCCAACTTGGCAGGACCTGTAACAGAGATTGTCGAGAAAGCCAAGCGTGCGGTACGGGCCGGGGCCAATGCGTTGCTGCTCAACGTCCTGGCATACGGTTATGATGTGCTGCACCGACTGGCAGCAGACCCGGAAATCAACATTCCGATCATGGCACACCCGGCACTGGCAGGAGCGATTTATCCGTCACCGCAATACGGGATCAGTGCCCCCATCATTCTTGGAAAAATCATGCGGGTGGCAGGCGCGGACCTGGTTCTGTATCCGTCTGCATACGGGTCGGTGGCACTTGAGAGAGAAGAGACTCTGGCGATTGCAGCGGAGTTGCGGAAGGAATCGGGCTTGCTCAAGAGGGTTTTCCCCGTGCCTTCGGCAGGCATTCATCCGGGACTGGTACCCCGTCTTTATGAAGACTTGGGGAACGACCAGGTGATCAATGCGGGCGGCGGGATTCACGGGCATCCGGGTGGTTCCGCAGCCGGAGGCAGAGCGTTTGCTGCGGCGATTGACGCGGTTGTGAAGGGGGAAGGCCTGCAGGAAGCTGCGGCAAAGAGTCCGGAACTGGCCAAAGCACTTGAATTATGGGGAGGGAAATGA
- a CDS encoding MtnX-like HAD-IB family phosphatase: MIISLMERFGPDGWEAIKDDILSQRISVQEGVGKLFSLIPSVRREELVQYAKDTVKIRNGFAEFVAYCKANGIPFLVTSGGIDFFVEPILTPYTQVERIYCNGSDFSGETIQVLWPHDCDDQCDGGCGLCKPSILRDYPADQYTRVVIGDSITDLKAARLADIVIARSLLLEKCRAEGLTHEPFQDFYDVLESIERLQKQSKSTSRDKAPDVPGRAMEEVSV; encoded by the coding sequence ATGATCATCTCCCTTATGGAGCGTTTCGGACCGGATGGCTGGGAAGCGATCAAGGATGACATACTGTCCCAACGCATTTCGGTTCAGGAAGGTGTCGGAAAGCTCTTTTCCCTAATACCGTCTGTCAGGCGAGAAGAACTTGTCCAATATGCCAAAGATACTGTGAAAATCCGGAACGGGTTTGCCGAGTTTGTTGCCTATTGCAAGGCCAACGGTATTCCGTTTCTGGTGACAAGCGGCGGCATCGACTTTTTTGTCGAACCGATCCTGACTCCTTATACACAAGTTGAGAGAATCTACTGCAACGGGTCCGATTTTTCGGGCGAGACCATCCAGGTTTTGTGGCCTCACGACTGTGATGATCAGTGCGACGGGGGATGCGGGTTGTGCAAACCTTCCATTCTTAGGGATTACCCGGCGGATCAATATACCAGAGTTGTCATTGGGGACAGCATTACCGATTTGAAAGCGGCACGACTGGCCGACATCGTGATTGCCCGCTCTCTGTTGCTGGAGAAGTGCAGGGCCGAGGGGCTGACGCATGAGCCGTTTCAAGATTTTTATGATGTGTTGGAAAGCATTGAACGATTGCAAAAGCAATCAAAGAGCACAAGCCGCGACAAGGCACCGGATGTGCCGGGTCGCGCTATGGAGGAGGTGTCCGTATGA
- a CDS encoding methylthioribulose 1-phosphate dehydratase, producing the protein MSLYTFYQEDRIRIAKELKEIADNFTQKGWLPATAGNLSIKLSSDPLVFGVTASGKDKEQLQLEDILAVDKDCKPIEPTRLRPSAETIIHSRIYQETDAGSVLHVHTVYNNLLSEIYFAEGRVTLSHMELIKGLDIWEEGATIEIPVIENYADIPKLADEIGRRLDPRVPGVLIRKHGIYAWGKTPFEAKRHVEALEFMFHYQFMWLSIARSGLVPQQAPFIAAAV; encoded by the coding sequence ATGAGCCTGTACACTTTTTATCAGGAAGACCGGATTCGCATTGCCAAAGAGTTAAAGGAGATTGCCGACAACTTTACGCAAAAAGGTTGGCTGCCAGCCACGGCCGGGAATCTGTCCATCAAGCTGAGCAGCGATCCGTTGGTCTTTGGCGTAACCGCCAGCGGCAAGGACAAGGAACAGCTGCAGCTGGAAGACATTCTGGCGGTTGATAAAGATTGCAAGCCGATTGAACCGACCAGGCTGCGCCCGTCTGCGGAGACTATCATTCACTCCCGGATTTATCAGGAGACGGATGCAGGCTCGGTGCTTCATGTGCACACTGTTTACAACAACTTGCTGTCAGAGATTTACTTTGCCGAGGGCAGGGTCACGCTCTCCCACATGGAACTGATCAAGGGCCTGGATATCTGGGAAGAAGGCGCAACAATTGAGATTCCTGTCATTGAAAACTATGCGGACATTCCCAAACTGGCGGACGAAATCGGGCGACGGCTTGATCCACGGGTACCGGGTGTACTGATCCGTAAACACGGAATTTATGCTTGGGGCAAAACACCCTTTGAAGCGAAACGCCATGTGGAAGCCCTGGAGTTTATGTTCCACTATCAATTTATGTGGCTGTCGATTGCCAGGAGCGGCTTAGTTCCGCAGCAGGCGCCTTTTATTGCTGCAGCAGTTTAA
- a CDS encoding 1,2-dihydroxy-3-keto-5-methylthiopentene dioxygenase → MAQIRFHETNERISDAGEVAKYLEKQGVIYERWDISRLQGNLKEEYALTDEQKQQIIDLFKSEIDALSEKRGYKTSDIVVLSDKTPNLEQLLDMFRKEHHHSEDEVRFIVDGHGIFAIKGPKDGVYFDVELEAGDLISVPNGTRHWFTLMEDRKVKAIRIFTSTEGWAAIYDQPGY, encoded by the coding sequence ATGGCACAGATCCGATTTCATGAAACCAATGAGAGAATCAGTGATGCCGGGGAAGTGGCGAAATACCTGGAAAAACAGGGAGTGATCTACGAGCGCTGGGACATTTCCAGACTGCAAGGAAACTTGAAAGAAGAGTATGCGTTAACCGATGAACAGAAGCAGCAGATTATTGACTTGTTTAAATCGGAAATTGACGCTCTCTCTGAAAAGAGGGGATACAAGACGTCCGACATCGTGGTGCTGTCCGACAAGACTCCCAACCTGGAACAGCTGCTTGATATGTTCAGGAAAGAGCACCACCACAGCGAGGACGAAGTCCGCTTCATCGTGGACGGCCACGGCATCTTCGCCATCAAAGGACCGAAAGACGGCGTTTACTTCGATGTGGAACTGGAAGCGGGCGACCTGATCTCCGTTCCCAACGGCACCCGCCACTGGTTTACATTGATGGAAGACCGGAAGGTTAAGGCAATCCGGATCTTCACCTCGACTGAGGGGTGGGCTGCCATTTACGACCAGCCGGGGTATTGA
- a CDS encoding antitoxin VbhA family protein has product MRKHAKVVFKPLVSNDPSCKEYSPYGKSLVNYLKINRNYANAPRVISVSRGNSEYYIAITPSNNKTKKSDASIQKALQYAKTTLAIEGQFLSEEAEKIIKQNLRGEISQREFTELALKLAESEAR; this is encoded by the coding sequence TTGAGGAAACATGCGAAAGTGGTTTTTAAACCATTAGTAAGCAACGATCCTAGTTGCAAAGAGTACTCACCCTATGGAAAATCTCTTGTTAATTACCTAAAAATCAACAGAAACTATGCGAATGCCCCAAGGGTTATTAGTGTTTCCAGAGGGAACTCTGAGTACTATATAGCTATCACACCCAGCAACAACAAAACCAAAAAATCAGATGCAAGCATTCAAAAGGCACTTCAATACGCGAAAACCACATTGGCGATTGAGGGGCAATTTTTGTCCGAAGAGGCAGAAAAAATTATTAAACAGAACTTGCGTGGGGAAATTTCCCAACGTGAGTTTACCGAACTGGCCCTGAAATTGGCTGAATCGGAAGCGCGATAA
- a CDS encoding MFS transporter, translating into MGKPARLHYGWIVVMVAFVAMLVAAGIRSTPGVLMIPLEEEFKWDRATISLGVAINLVLYGFSGPFVSALMERYGVRRMMVMAMIMILAGTGLTIWMFSAWQFHLLWGVVVGLGSGFFLTVLGAIVASHWFVKNRGLVLGLLTASAATGQLAFLPLLAYMIESYNWRTAIWILVGAAMLAVLVIAFLMRDTPEQMGLRPFGATLSDHAEQQPKRNPIAAAFRGLKLGVRSFDFWFLAGSFFICGLSTSGLIGTHLIPASVHHGIPEVTAAGLLAMMGIFDIAGTMISGWLSDRWNNRWLLFWYYGLRGLSLMFLPSALGSNHLSLIVFAVFYGLDWVATVPPTVRLTADVFGKQNAGIVYGWIFAAHQLGAGVAAFGGGLMFTLFKEYDLTFILAGLFCLAASMMVLQINRKRRKQEEAAVTAYNT; encoded by the coding sequence ATGGGAAAGCCTGCCCGTTTACACTATGGATGGATCGTTGTAATGGTCGCCTTTGTGGCCATGTTGGTTGCGGCAGGAATTCGTTCCACACCGGGTGTCCTGATGATTCCTCTGGAAGAAGAGTTTAAATGGGATCGGGCCACGATCTCGCTGGGCGTTGCCATCAACCTGGTGCTTTATGGTTTCAGCGGACCCTTCGTATCTGCTTTGATGGAACGGTACGGTGTTCGCAGGATGATGGTAATGGCCATGATCATGATTCTCGCGGGTACCGGTTTGACAATCTGGATGTTCTCCGCCTGGCAATTCCACCTGCTTTGGGGCGTTGTGGTGGGTCTCGGAAGCGGTTTCTTTCTAACGGTGCTTGGTGCCATTGTGGCCAGCCACTGGTTTGTAAAAAACCGGGGGCTTGTGTTGGGGCTCCTTACGGCGAGTGCTGCCACCGGACAGTTGGCCTTCTTGCCTTTACTTGCTTACATGATAGAGTCTTACAACTGGCGAACGGCGATCTGGATTCTTGTTGGGGCAGCCATGCTGGCCGTGCTTGTGATAGCCTTTTTGATGCGGGATACGCCTGAACAAATGGGGCTTCGGCCATTCGGGGCTACTCTGTCGGATCATGCCGAGCAGCAACCGAAACGGAATCCAATCGCTGCCGCTTTCCGCGGTCTGAAACTGGGGGTTCGTTCTTTTGATTTCTGGTTCCTGGCAGGCAGTTTCTTTATCTGCGGTCTCTCCACCAGCGGTTTGATCGGAACCCACCTGATTCCTGCCAGTGTGCACCATGGGATACCTGAGGTGACGGCAGCTGGATTGCTGGCGATGATGGGCATTTTCGATATTGCCGGTACCATGATCTCCGGTTGGCTTTCCGACAGGTGGAACAATCGCTGGTTGCTGTTCTGGTACTATGGACTTCGCGGTTTATCACTCATGTTTCTTCCCTCCGCACTGGGTTCCAACCATCTGTCGCTGATAGTCTTTGCTGTTTTCTACGGGTTGGACTGGGTGGCCACCGTTCCCCCGACCGTCCGGCTTACGGCTGACGTGTTTGGAAAACAGAATGCGGGAATCGTATACGGGTGGATCTTTGCAGCCCATCAGTTGGGGGCAGGGGTGGCCGCATTTGGCGGCGGATTGATGTTCACCCTATTTAAGGAATATGACCTGACCTTCATCCTGGCAGGCTTGTTCTGTTTGGCGGCCTCGATGATGGTTCTTCAGATCAATCGCAAGCGGAGGAAACAAGAGGAAGCCGCTGTCACGGCATACAATACGTGA
- a CDS encoding HAD family hydrolase produces the protein MLRGNWRPFEDVIPCLQKLNGHRLGVITNGDLNQQKLKLERMGVLDYFEVVVASGDVGFSKPDTRMFEIACEMTGTHWCEMIYVGDDLATDIVPCEALYDELEL, from the coding sequence ATTCTTCGAGGAAATTGGAGACCATTTGAGGATGTTATTCCATGTCTTCAAAAGTTGAATGGTCATCGTCTCGGCGTGATCACGAACGGAGATCTGAATCAGCAAAAGTTGAAACTTGAACGAATGGGAGTCTTGGATTACTTTGAAGTTGTGGTCGCCTCAGGAGATGTAGGGTTCTCTAAACCTGATACAAGAATGTTTGAAATTGCATGTGAAATGACCGGAACACATTGGTGCGAGATGATCTATGTAGGCGATGATTTAGCAACGGATATCGTACCCTGTGAAGCACTTTACGATGAATTGGAACTGTAA
- a CDS encoding SgcJ/EcaC family oxidoreductase, with the protein MKSSVTNEVHALYQQLLDGWNNRNARAMAELFTDDGESIGFDGSQSIGRDEIFSHLNPIFEHHPTAKFVSKVKSVRFLGSDAAILRAIAGMVPPGQSDINPKVNTHHTLVAVKTEGNWRIQLFQNTPAQFHGRPELVDQMTEELRQLLK; encoded by the coding sequence ATGAAATCTTCTGTAACGAATGAAGTTCATGCACTCTATCAACAACTGTTAGATGGGTGGAACAACCGCAATGCCCGTGCAATGGCTGAATTGTTCACAGATGATGGCGAGAGTATTGGTTTTGATGGGAGTCAGTCGATTGGGCGGGATGAAATATTTTCGCACCTCAATCCCATCTTTGAACACCATCCCACTGCCAAATTTGTAAGCAAAGTTAAAAGCGTGCGATTTCTGGGTTCTGATGCAGCCATTTTACGAGCGATAGCAGGTATGGTGCCTCCTGGACAATCAGACATCAATCCTAAAGTCAACACACATCACACACTAGTTGCCGTTAAAACCGAAGGAAATTGGCGTATCCAACTTTTTCAGAATACCCCTGCCCAGTTTCATGGAAGACCTGAGTTAGTCGATCAAATGACAGAAGAGTTAAGACAGTTACTTAAATGA
- a CDS encoding ABC transporter permease, which produces MWTIARLAFKEILYKKIFLITILMSIAFLVFYGTATQFAAGKMFEGVGNPGMNDPYFLLRKNMLSTQLLGVGLYFASFITGLLAILSSVGSIASEIESRQIDTLLARPLHRRSIVLGKFVGLGGLLTVYACALFIGIILVNQLMGGPYMSVEVTLQQVLKAISLFALQPLLLVGVALLFSSMMTTINGGIILIILYGISFIGGFVEQIGVLTENDSLVNIGIVSSLIFPLDSLFRKMTIFLFDTADDPISFASQGLFGSISAPSSFMILYTILYGAAALWLAIRKFEARDV; this is translated from the coding sequence GTGTGGACGATCGCAAGGTTAGCCTTTAAGGAAATCCTCTATAAGAAAATCTTTCTCATCACCATCCTGATGTCCATTGCTTTCCTGGTCTTTTACGGAACGGCCACTCAATTTGCCGCCGGGAAGATGTTCGAGGGAGTGGGGAATCCCGGTATGAATGACCCCTATTTTCTCTTGCGAAAAAATATGCTCTCGACACAGCTGCTTGGGGTCGGTTTATACTTTGCCAGCTTTATTACAGGACTGCTCGCAATCCTCAGCAGTGTGGGAAGCATTGCGTCGGAGATTGAAAGCCGCCAGATCGATACCCTGCTCGCCCGTCCTTTACACCGTCGTTCCATTGTATTGGGGAAGTTTGTGGGTCTTGGGGGACTGTTGACCGTTTATGCCTGTGCCCTCTTTATAGGCATTATTCTGGTTAACCAACTGATGGGCGGCCCTTATATGAGTGTGGAGGTTACCCTCCAACAGGTTCTGAAAGCCATAAGCCTGTTTGCCCTGCAGCCGTTGCTTCTGGTGGGGGTTGCTTTATTGTTCAGCAGCATGATGACAACTATTAACGGCGGAATTATCTTGATTATCCTTTACGGGATCAGCTTTATCGGCGGATTCGTCGAGCAGATCGGGGTTCTCACGGAGAATGATTCCCTGGTGAATATCGGGATTGTTTCCAGCTTGATCTTCCCTCTGGATTCGCTCTTTCGGAAGATGACCATTTTTCTGTTCGACACGGCTGACGATCCCATTTCTTTTGCCTCCCAAGGGTTGTTCGGCAGCATCTCGGCCCCCAGCAGCTTCATGATTCTGTATACGATCCTGTATGGAGCGGCTGCCCTCTGGTTGGCCATCCGGAAATTTGAAGCGCGGGATGTTTAG
- a CDS encoding ABC transporter ATP-binding protein has protein sequence MSNEHVIQTWNLTKQYNGKAGCKDITLTVPRGVVYGFLGPNGAGKSTFVRTLLGLLKPTGGQAQILGMPLGTVETRGKIGYLPELFRYPEWLTGRQLLQTHADLCKIPRIEQKTQIDQLIERVGLTKSADDKIKGYSKGMQQRIGLAAALLSDPDLIFLDEPTSALDPIGRKEVRELMSELRAQGKTVFLNSHLLSEVETVCDHVAIIHRSELIVQGEWRKLSRIQSQVEISGYQIGAVLEGQQFPMIQHWEQRSTSGEYEAWHVTLDKDDSIPDLVQALSAAGARIYQVVRKEPHLEDVFLYWVNRKEQERSVDDRKVSL, from the coding sequence TTGTCAAACGAACACGTCATTCAAACCTGGAACCTTACGAAACAATACAATGGAAAAGCGGGCTGCAAAGATATCACCCTAACGGTGCCGCGTGGTGTGGTGTACGGCTTTCTGGGGCCAAACGGCGCGGGCAAAAGCACCTTCGTCCGCACCCTGTTGGGACTCTTGAAGCCTACTGGCGGCCAGGCGCAAATCTTGGGCATGCCTTTGGGAACCGTCGAAACCCGGGGAAAAATCGGCTATCTGCCAGAATTATTCCGCTACCCGGAATGGTTAACCGGACGGCAATTGTTACAGACTCACGCAGATCTTTGCAAGATCCCGCGCATCGAGCAAAAAACGCAGATCGATCAACTGATTGAACGGGTAGGCCTCACGAAAAGCGCGGATGACAAGATCAAAGGGTATTCCAAAGGAATGCAGCAAAGGATCGGATTGGCCGCTGCCCTTTTGTCCGACCCGGACCTGATTTTTCTGGATGAACCCACTTCCGCACTGGATCCCATTGGCCGGAAAGAAGTCCGTGAACTCATGTCCGAGCTTCGGGCACAGGGCAAGACCGTTTTTTTAAACAGCCATCTGCTCAGTGAAGTGGAAACAGTGTGCGACCATGTCGCCATCATTCACAGGAGTGAGCTGATTGTGCAAGGGGAATGGAGGAAACTCTCCCGTATTCAAAGCCAGGTGGAAATCAGCGGATATCAAATTGGTGCTGTGCTTGAAGGACAACAGTTTCCGATGATTCAGCATTGGGAACAAAGATCGACATCCGGAGAATACGAAGCGTGGCATGTCACACTGGACAAGGACGACAGCATTCCGGATCTGGTTCAGGCACTGTCTGCCGCTGGAGCACGGATTTATCAGGTGGTTCGCAAGGAACCCCATCTGGAAGATGTGTTTCTTTATTGGGTCAATCGAAAGGAGCAGGAGCGAAGTGTGGACGATCGCAAGGTTAGCCTTTAA